One window of the Capnocytophaga haemolytica genome contains the following:
- a CDS encoding prolyl oligopeptidase family serine peptidase, whose product MYNRLLPLGGLLLLAACKLQPTTQNTEMKYPETKRVEASDTFFGVEVKDPYRWLEDDRSAETAAWVKAENAFTNAYLEKIPYREAIKKRLEQVWNYEKLGAPFVEGAYTYYYKNNGLQNQSVLYRRGKDGKEEVFLDPNTMSADGTTSLGSVSFSEDGSLVAYLISEGGSDWRKLIVLDAASKKQVGQTLVDVKFSSAAWKGNEGFFYSSYDKPKGSELSAKTDQHKLYYHKMGTAQKDDQLIYGADTDPKYRYVGGYLSEDSHYLFVSLTNATSGNKLIMKDLTKENASFVVVADKEGTDTQFITNKGSRLYFLTNIEAPNMRLVSAEAAKPSQAEWRDVIPETQNVLSVSTVGDKIFAHYIVDALTNIKEYDYEGRLVKEVQLPGVGTAGGFGGKQKDKETYFAFTNYNTPTKTYKYDLASSSYTLYWEPKIDFDANAYESKQVFYTSKDGTRVPMMITYKKGTKLNGKNPTILYGYGGFNISVSPYFSVSNVTWFENGGVYAVANLRGGGEYGKKWHDAGTKMQKQNVFEDFIAAAEYLIKEGYTSKDYLAIQGASNGGLLVGATMTQRPDLFKVALPAVGVMDMLRYHKFTAGAGWAYDYGTADDSKEMFEYLKSYSPLHNVKKGVQYPATLITTGDHDDRVVPAHSFKFAAELQANQAGTNPILIRIETNAGHGAGTPINKQIAQAADIQSFTLWNMGVKSIE is encoded by the coding sequence ATGTATAACAGATTATTACCACTAGGGGGGCTGTTGCTGCTGGCGGCGTGCAAACTGCAACCTACAACCCAGAACACAGAGATGAAATATCCAGAGACTAAGAGGGTAGAGGCTTCCGATACGTTTTTCGGTGTGGAAGTAAAAGACCCCTACCGTTGGTTGGAAGATGACCGCAGCGCAGAGACTGCGGCGTGGGTAAAGGCTGAGAACGCTTTTACCAATGCGTATCTCGAAAAAATTCCTTACCGCGAAGCGATCAAGAAACGTTTAGAGCAGGTGTGGAATTACGAGAAACTCGGAGCTCCCTTTGTGGAAGGGGCTTACACCTATTATTATAAGAATAACGGTTTGCAGAACCAAAGTGTGCTCTACCGCCGTGGGAAAGATGGCAAAGAGGAGGTGTTCTTAGACCCCAACACAATGTCTGCCGATGGCACTACCTCGCTGGGCAGTGTGAGTTTCTCCGAAGATGGTTCCTTAGTGGCTTACCTTATTTCTGAGGGCGGTAGCGATTGGCGCAAGCTTATCGTGCTGGATGCAGCGAGCAAAAAGCAAGTAGGGCAGACCTTAGTAGACGTGAAGTTCAGCAGTGCTGCGTGGAAGGGCAATGAAGGGTTCTTCTATTCGAGCTATGACAAGCCCAAAGGCAGTGAGCTCTCGGCTAAGACCGATCAGCATAAACTCTATTACCACAAGATGGGTACCGCCCAGAAGGACGACCAGCTCATCTATGGAGCAGATACAGACCCTAAATATAGGTATGTCGGTGGCTATCTGTCAGAGGACTCGCATTACTTATTTGTATCGCTGACGAATGCTACTTCGGGTAATAAGCTGATAATGAAAGACCTCACTAAGGAAAATGCGTCTTTTGTGGTGGTAGCCGATAAGGAAGGTACCGATACACAGTTTATCACTAACAAGGGTTCGCGGTTGTATTTTCTTACGAATATAGAGGCACCCAATATGCGCTTGGTGAGTGCAGAGGCTGCTAAGCCTTCACAGGCTGAGTGGCGCGATGTGATCCCTGAGACGCAGAACGTGCTGAGTGTATCGACCGTAGGCGATAAGATATTTGCACATTATATAGTAGATGCGCTTACCAATATAAAGGAGTATGACTACGAGGGTCGTTTGGTAAAAGAGGTGCAACTACCAGGGGTAGGCACCGCAGGCGGCTTTGGTGGGAAGCAAAAGGACAAGGAGACTTACTTTGCCTTTACCAATTACAATACGCCAACGAAGACCTATAAGTACGACTTGGCAAGTAGCAGCTATACGCTCTATTGGGAGCCTAAGATTGATTTTGATGCCAACGCCTACGAGTCGAAGCAAGTGTTCTACACCTCTAAGGACGGTACGCGTGTGCCGATGATGATCACCTATAAGAAAGGTACGAAGCTCAACGGCAAGAATCCTACTATATTATATGGGTATGGAGGATTCAACATTAGCGTATCACCTTATTTTAGTGTCTCGAATGTTACGTGGTTTGAGAATGGCGGTGTATATGCAGTGGCAAACCTCAGAGGCGGCGGTGAATATGGCAAGAAGTGGCACGATGCAGGCACTAAGATGCAAAAGCAGAATGTGTTTGAGGACTTTATTGCAGCAGCGGAGTATTTGATAAAAGAGGGCTACACCTCTAAGGACTACTTGGCGATACAAGGGGCATCGAATGGTGGGCTCTTAGTAGGTGCAACGATGACCCAACGTCCCGACCTCTTTAAGGTAGCGTTGCCAGCGGTAGGCGTGATGGATATGCTGAGGTATCACAAGTTTACTGCGGGCGCAGGTTGGGCGTATGACTATGGCACTGCTGATGACAGCAAAGAGATGTTTGAGTACCTGAAAAGTTACTCACCTTTACACAATGTAAAGAAAGGGGTACAGTATCCAGCGACGCTCATCACCACAGGCGACCACGATGATAGGGTGGTACCAGCACATAGTTTTAAGTTTGCGGCGGAGTTACAGGCAAATCAGGCAGGAACTAACCCGATACTCATCAGAATAGAGACAAATGCGGGGCACGGAGCGGGTACACCTATTAATAAACAGATAGCGCAGGCAGCCGATATTCAGAGCTTCACGCTATGGAATATGGGGGTAAAATCAATAGAATAA